In Yarrowia lipolytica chromosome 1F, complete sequence, a genomic segment contains:
- a CDS encoding uncharacterized protein (Compare to YALI0F04059g, similar to Saccharomyces cerevisiae MCA1 (YOR197W); ancestral locus Anc_8.608, similar to DEHA0G23474g Debaryomyces hansenii IPF 4877.1), giving the protein MSYPGQGGNTYGGGPPGGYGGYNQQDRYGGGGGNYGPPQGPPPGQYGGGYGGPGGGYGGSGGGYGPPQGPPPGQYGGSGGPGGYGPPQGPPPGQRGNYGPPQGPPGGQGGGGGGYGHPGMGNQAPPGQYGQPGPPGPHGNHNMPPQGNQAFGGTQGYHFQYSNCSGKKKALLIGCNYIGSKNALRGCINDVHNLQRYLVQRAGYKPDDMVILTDDQRDQRSIPTKQNILQACQWLVKGAQPNDSLVFHFSGHGGQEKDVDGDEDDGYDECIYPVDFQRAGSIIDDVLHDILVKSLPPGCRLTALFDSCHSGTALDLPYVYSTKGILKEPNLAKEAGQGLLGAVSSYARGDIGGALSSIMGTVKQATTGSGANQRAKQTKTAPCDAISISGCKDSQTSADAMEGGTATGAMSFAFIEVMTRDPNQSYLSLLNNMREVLRGKYSQKPQLSASHPTDVNLKFIM; this is encoded by the coding sequence ATGAGCTACCCAGGACAAGGCGGCAACACTTATGGCGGCGGCCCGCCCGGCGGATATGGCGGATACAACCAGCAGGACCGGTatggcggcggcggcggcaaCTATGGACCTCCCCAGGGCCCTCCTCCGGGCCAGTATGGTGGCGGATATGGAGGTCCTGGAGGGGGATACGGAGGTTCGGGAGGTGGATATGGGCCTCCTCAgggtcctcctccaggcCAATACGGAGGTTCGGGAGGTCCTGGCGGCTATGGACCCCCACAGGGACCCCCTCCTGGGCAAAGGGGCAACTATGGACCTCCTCAAGGTCCTCCTGGAGGCCAGGGGGGcggcggaggaggatatGGACACCCCGGAATGGGCAATCAGGCGCCCCCAGGACAATACGGACAGCCCGGACCGCCCGGACCGCACGGAAATCACAACATGCCTCCTCAGGGCAACCAGGCATTTGGAGGCACCCAGGGCTACCATTTCCAGTACTCCAACTGTTCGGGTAAGAAGAAGGCGTTATTGATTGGCTGCAACTACATTGGCTCCAAAAACGCGCTGCGAGGCTGTATCAACGACGTGCACAACCTGCAGCGGTACCTGGTGCAGCGGGCGGGATACAAGCCCGACGACATGGTGATTCTCACCGACGACCAGCGCGACCAGCGGTCGATCCCCACCAAGCAGAACATTCTGCAGGCGTGCCAGTGGCTGGTCAAGGGCGCGCAGCCCAACGATTCGCTGGTGTTTCATTTTTCGGGCCACGGCGGCCAGGAAAAGGATGTCGACGGCGACGAGGACGATGGCTACGACGAATGCATCTATCCCGTGGACTTCCAACGGGCCGGATCCATCATCGACGACGTGCTGCATGACATTCTTGTCAAGTCGCTTCCTCCTGGATGCCGCCTGACCGCGTTGTTCGACTCGTGCCACTCAGGCACAGCCCTCGATCTGCCCTACGTCTACTCCACCAAGGGCATTTTGAAGGAGCCCaacctggccaaggaggccggACAAGGCCTGTTGGGTGCTGTGTCGTCCTACGCCCGGGGCGACATCGGAGGCGCTCTGTCGTCCATCATGGGAACCGTCAAACAGGCCACCACTGGCTCGGGAGCCAACCAGCGGGCCAAACAGACCAAGACGGCACCCTGTGACGCCATTTCCATCTCCGGATGCAAGGACAGCCAGACCTCTGCCGACGCCATGGAGGGCGGCACCGCCACCGGCGCCATGTCGTTTGCCTTCATCGAGGTTATGACACGTGACCCCAACCAGAGCTATTTGTCATTGCTGAACAATATGCGGGAGGTTCTGCGGGGCAAATATTCACAGAAGCCGCA
- a CDS encoding uncharacterized protein (Compare to YALI0F04081g, weakly similar to uniprot|Q08980 Saccharomyces cerevisiae YPL264c): MTLDDSRTTVKRLAKHLLTQFEALTKGYTGMLLALMSSFFSSGMAVTARLLQNGNNPDDDFNAFQILFLRMSLTIGVVLWGQHKVYARKVKQQEENLPPRLQFITGIPEVRHLLVIRALCGFFGVFGLYYSLNYLELSDATVLTFLTPVATSLLAWMFLGEKFTRSMALGGLVAFCGVILIARPVFLFQLITGSRDTSGVRPIDRLRSIGFSMLGVLGGGSAFVAIRSIGDRAHPTVNVQYFSTWCWLISLIALVYTGKGIRLPHTWSQAAFIVILALCGFMTQLCMTGALTREKAAKVANITYTQIVWALLWDKVLWNNWPDVWSVLGGGLIIGSAIWVAMKKDVTVATVNDIPEVVPTTPQVDEYHVDTSYYSPDEEAAVGMPLTPISKREAKVTIKSTGNDDDHLRLDAEDEEKDEDDDDDGEEVGLMHKLK; the protein is encoded by the coding sequence ATGACGCTCGACGACTCCCGAACGACCGTCAAACGGCTTGCCAAACACTTGTTGACGCAGTTCGAGGCTCTCACCAAAGGATACACAGGCATGCTGCTGGCGCtgatgagctccttcttttccagcGGCATGGCGGTGACTGCTCGACTGCTGCAAAACGGAAACAACcccgacgacgacttcaaCGCCTTCCAGATTCTCTTTCTCAGAATGTCACTCACCATAGGAGTGGTGCTGTGGGGCCAGCACAAGGTGTATGCCCGCAAAGTGAAGCAACAGGAGGAAAACCTGCCTCCACGACTGCAGTTCATCACCGGAATCCCCGAGGTCAGACACCTGCTGGTCATTCGGGCCCTATGTGGCTTTTTCGGGGTCTTTGGCCTCTACTACTCGCTCAACTACCTGGAACTGTCCGACGCCACAGTGCTCACGTTTCTGACTCCTGTGGCCACCTCTCTTCTGGCGTGGATGTTCCTGGGCGAGAAATTCACCCGAAGTATGGCGCTCGGAGGCTTGGTCGCCTTCTGCGGAGTCATTCTGATTGCAAGACCGGTCTTCCTGTTCCAGCTCATCACCGGCTCACGAGACACCAGCGGCGTGCGCCCCATTGACCGCCTCCGCTCCATTGGCTTCTCCATGCTCGGAGTTCTCGGTGGAGGCTCCGCGTTTGTCGCCATCCGATCCATAGGCGACAGAGCCCACCCGACAGTCAACGTGCAGTACTTTTCCACCTGGTGCTGGCTCATCAGTCTGATTGCGCTAGTCTACACCGGCAAGGGCATCAGACTGCCGCACACATGGAGCCAGGCCGCCTTCATTGTCATTCTCGCGCTCTGCGGCTTCATGACCCAGCTGTGCATGACTGGAGCGCTCACGAGAGAAAAGGCGGCCAAGGTGGCCAACATTACGTACACTCAGATTGTCTGGGCCTTGCTGTGGGACAAGGTGCTGTGGAACAACTGGCCAGACGTGTGGAGTGTGCTGGGAGGAGGCTTGATCATCGGCAGCGCCATCTGGGTGGCCATGAAGAAAGATGTGACTGTCGCCACCGTAAACGATATCCCCGAAGTCGtccccaccaccccccAGGTGGACGAGTACCACGTCGACACTTCGTACTACTCCCCGGATGAGGAGGCCGCTGTCGGAATGCCTTTAACCCCAATCTCCAAGAGGGAGGCCAAGGTGACCATCAAGAGCACCGGCAATGATGATGACCATTTGAGACTAGACGCGGAAGATGAGGAAAaggatgaggacgacgacgacgacggaGAGGAAGTGGGGTTGATGCATAAGCTCAAGTAG